CACGCGTCGAGTGTCTCGTGCATGAGTTCTTTCGTCTCGTCGAGTGGTGTCGCGGTGTATTGGTAAACCTGCCCACCACCATCGAGTAGCTGACGTTCGCGTGCAACGAGCTCTTTTTCTCGGAGAGTCGTGAGCGATCGGCTGACGTTGCTCCGATCGCGGTCGAGCCCGTCAGCAAGTTCTGCGACCGTACACCCGGACGTATCGAGGAGCATGAGATACGTCGTGCTCTCGTGCTGTCGCATGTCGAAGACACACGAGAGAACATCTGCGAACGTCGGCTCACTGCCGAGCATGAGCTGGCGAAAACGGGTTGGATTCGGATCGGCGTCCATAGCAGACGTATGTCCGTTCGACAAATAATGACTCACCCATCCAACGTGAAAACTAGATCTCCGATGTTGTCCGAGTGGATTCGGCGAGCGCACAGCACAACAAAAGCGTGCGCCACCGAACGCCGAAGATTTTTCACGGGTAACGGATAAGGATCGACAGTGCCAAACCCGCCGTATCTTCGGTTTTTCCCGTACGAAGACCCGTACGACCACCAGCGGGAGGCGATGGAAACGATTGGCGAGGCGCTCTCTGGTGGACGGGACGTTCTCTTCGAAGGCGCATGTGGAACGGGAAAGACGCTTGCTGCGCTCGTGCCCGCATTAGAGTACGCCCGCGAGGCGAACAAGACCGTCGTCATTACGACGAACGTCCACCAGCAGACTCGCCAATTCATCGAGGAAGCACGCGCTATCACCCGACAGGAGTCGATTCAAGCGGTCGTGTTCAAGGGAAAACTCGATATGTGTCACATCGATGTGGGCTATGAGGAGTGTCAGGCGCTTCGAGACACGACGCGTGAACTGGCCGAGACAGAACAAGAACGAGCTGAACTGGCCGAAACGGAGCGCACGTTGCTCGATGAATCCCGAGCCCGAGAGGGTGCCAACGCGGATCAAGCAGCCGAGGGTCGAAACGCCGTCATGGAGGAACTCGATGAACTCGATGATACCCTCGAAGAGCTTCAAGAGCAGGCGACGTGTGAGTACTACTACCGCAACGTAACCGAGGAGACGGACGCCTTCTACGAGTGGCTATTCGCGGACGTGCGGACACCCGAAGAGATCTACGAGTACGCTCACAACGCGGGCCTGTGCGGGTACGAACTCCTGAAAGAAGGGATGGAGGGCGTCGACCTCGTGGTATGTAACTATCACCACGTGCTCGATCCGATGATCCGCGAGC
The nucleotide sequence above comes from Halocatena marina. Encoded proteins:
- a CDS encoding helix-turn-helix domain-containing protein, with amino-acid sequence MDADPNPTRFRQLMLGSEPTFADVLSCVFDMRQHESTTYLMLLDTSGCTVAELADGLDRDRSNVSRSLTTLREKELVARERQLLDGGGQVYQYTATPLDETKELMHETLDAWAAYVHERIDEYGEDESRA